A genomic window from Stegostoma tigrinum isolate sSteTig4 unplaced genomic scaffold, sSteTig4.hap1 scaffold_57, whole genome shotgun sequence includes:
- the LOC132208888 gene encoding gastrula zinc finger protein XlCGF8.2DB-like, giving the protein MSHQRIHTGERPFTCSERGKRFTDILAHVTSVDLHRGGEKPFNCSVHGKRFPHSSSLQSHQQIHTEQKLFGCTSYGMKFRHASALIGHQRVHAKGGGRKPFACSVCGKGCSQSSSLLRHQRVYPREKLFSCTSCGSSFRCSSSLCSSASSHERRPFICSICGKRFTQSFN; this is encoded by the coding sequence atgtcacatcagagaattcacactggggagagaccgttcacctgttcagagcgcgggaagagatttacagacatcctggctcatgtgacatcagtggatttgcaccgaggaggggagaagccattcaattgttcggtgcatgggaagagattccctcattcatccagccttcaatcacaccagcaaattcatactgagcagaaactatttggctgcacctcctatggaatgaagttcagacacgcatctgccctcattggacaccagcgagttcacgccaaggggggggggagaaaaccattcgcctgctctgtatgtgggaagggctgcagtcaatcatccagtttgctgagacaccagcgagtttatcccagagaaaagctgttcagctgcacttcctgtgggagtagtttcaggtgttcatcttcgctctgctcatcagcaagttcacacgagagaaggccattcatctgctccatttgtgggaagcgattcactcagtccttcaactag